From a single Sebastes umbrosus isolate fSebUmb1 chromosome 17, fSebUmb1.pri, whole genome shotgun sequence genomic region:
- the ovca2 gene encoding esterase OVCA2, whose translation MAPLRVLCIHGYRQNGSSFREKTGALRKLLKKHVELVYLNAPLSVLQQASSEAPEKENGSGPGPGGDEDSRGWWFSDVQARSFNAQQQCEESLGLDESVTAVREAVKTQGPFDGILGFSQGAAFVAMLCSLHEQKLEPEFSFRFAILVAGFRSACEEHQKFYDPPLQIPSLHVFGLEDRVIPDNMSRELLPSFKDPQVLTHPGGHFVPAASAHRQAYQDFLKRFQ comes from the exons ATGGCACCGCTCCGGGTCCTGTGTATCCATGGTTACCGTCAGAACGGCAGCTCGTTCCGGGAGAAGACGGGAGCTCTGCGGAAGCTGCTGAAGAAACACGTGGAGCTGGTTTACCTGAACGCACCGCTCAGTGTGCTGCAGCAAGCCAGCAGTGAAG CTCCAGAGAAGGAGAATGGTTCAGGTCCCGGACCTGGAGGCGACGAGGACTCCAGGGGTTGGTGGTTTTCCGACGTCCAGGCTCGGAGTTTCAACGCTCAGCAGCAGTGTGAGGAAAGTCTGGGGCTCGACGAGAGCGTGACGGCTGTGAGAGAAGCCGTGAAGACCCAAGGTCCATTTGATGGCATCCTGGGCTTCAGTCAGGGAGCCGCTTTTGTGGCCATGTTGTGCTCCCTTCACGAGCAAAAACTGGAGCCAGAGTTCAGCTTCCGCTTTGCCATCCTTGTCGCTGGTTTCCGCAGCGCATGTGAGGAGCACCAAAAATTCTACGACCCTCCCCTCCAGATCCCCTCCCTGCATGTGTTCGGACTGGAAGACCGAGTCATCCCTGACAACATGAGCAGGGAGCTCCTCCCCTCATTCAAAGACCCTCAGGTCTTGACGCACCCTGGTGGCCATTTTGTTCCTGCTGCATCTGCTCACAGACAAGCCTACCAGGACTTTCTCAAGAGGTTCCAGTGA